The following coding sequences are from one candidate division KSB1 bacterium window:
- a CDS encoding amidohydrolase, whose translation SVLLCVLAAGCRPGADLIVINAKVWTVNQAQPVAEAVAVRGDKIVAVGTTERVAKYQRARTTVIDAAGKLLLPGFNDAHLHFRSGGAALLQVVLDGCRTPEEVQQRVAARVAEVEPGQWVTGRGWDHTLFNKGVWPTRQLLDRVSPDNPVFLTRVDGHVGWANSVALARAGINRDTPNPEGGEIVRDPSTGEPTGILKETAASLVARLIPPLTAEQEREALKKALAEARRLGVTSIQDNSGIGSVRLYREFLDRGELTVRVTEWMDFALASDPAWLLAAKKEHQPFCDGRYIRLGLLKGFVDGTLGSRTAYFFDPYDDDPGNVGMPQIDQEKLTAMVCTADSLGFQVGLHCIGSRANWMALNAFEEAVRRFGVRERRHRLEHAQVLRLADIPRLPELGVLASMQPTHCTSDLRWAEQRIGHERCKGAYAWRRILDVGGRICFGTDWPVEPLDPMRGLYSAVTRRNIESGQPQEGWFPDQRLTIEEAIYLYTLGSAYGEFQEHLKGSIEPGKYADMILLSKDLLSAEPQEILTTEVVLTIVAGKIVYRKE comes from the coding sequence TCTCAGTGCTTCTCTGCGTGTTGGCGGCCGGGTGTAGGCCTGGCGCGGACCTGATTGTCATTAACGCCAAAGTGTGGACAGTCAACCAAGCGCAGCCGGTCGCGGAGGCAGTAGCCGTGCGCGGCGACAAGATCGTGGCCGTGGGCACGACAGAGCGCGTGGCCAAGTACCAGCGGGCGAGGACCACCGTCATCGATGCTGCCGGGAAGTTGCTCTTGCCCGGGTTCAACGATGCCCATTTGCACTTTCGCAGTGGCGGCGCGGCGCTGCTGCAGGTGGTGCTGGATGGGTGCCGCACGCCTGAGGAGGTGCAGCAACGTGTGGCTGCGAGAGTGGCCGAGGTGGAACCGGGGCAATGGGTTACCGGCCGCGGCTGGGACCACACGCTGTTCAATAAGGGCGTGTGGCCGACCAGGCAGTTGTTGGATAGGGTCAGCCCTGACAATCCGGTGTTCCTGACGAGAGTAGATGGCCATGTGGGCTGGGCGAATTCCGTTGCTTTGGCGCGCGCCGGCATTAATCGTGACACGCCCAATCCGGAGGGTGGGGAGATTGTCCGCGACCCGTCCACAGGGGAGCCCACGGGGATCCTCAAGGAGACCGCCGCCTCGCTGGTGGCGCGCCTCATACCGCCGCTCACGGCTGAACAGGAGCGGGAAGCGTTAAAAAAGGCCCTGGCGGAAGCGCGCCGATTAGGTGTAACCTCCATTCAGGACAATTCCGGGATAGGCTCAGTGCGCCTATACCGCGAGTTCTTGGATCGGGGAGAGCTCACCGTGCGGGTGACTGAGTGGATGGACTTTGCGCTTGCCTCTGACCCGGCTTGGCTCCTCGCGGCCAAAAAGGAACACCAGCCTTTCTGCGATGGGCGCTACATCCGCTTAGGTCTGCTCAAGGGCTTTGTGGACGGTACCCTTGGCTCGCGCACGGCCTACTTCTTCGACCCGTATGATGATGACCCCGGCAATGTAGGCATGCCGCAGATTGACCAGGAAAAGCTCACGGCTATGGTGTGCACCGCCGACAGCCTCGGCTTTCAGGTGGGACTGCACTGTATCGGTTCGCGCGCCAATTGGATGGCGCTCAACGCCTTTGAGGAAGCAGTGCGGCGCTTCGGGGTCCGTGAGCGACGTCACCGCCTGGAGCACGCCCAGGTGCTCAGGCTGGCGGACATCCCCCGACTGCCAGAACTAGGTGTCCTTGCTTCGATGCAACCGACCCACTGCACCTCGGACTTGCGGTGGGCAGAACAGCGCATCGGTCACGAGCGGTGCAAAGGTGCCTATGCCTGGAGGCGCATCCTTGATGTCGGAGGCAGGATCTGCTTTGGCACGGATTGGCCGGTGGAGCCCTTGGACCCCATGCGCGGCCTCTACTCCGCCGTGACCAGAAGAAACATCGAGAGCGGGCAGCCGCAGGAGGGATGGTTTCCGGACCAGCGGCTGACCATCGAGGAGGCAATCTACCTGTATACGCTAGGGTCCGCTTACGGGGAATTCCAAGAGCACCTGAAGGGTTCCATAGAGCCGGGCAAATATGCGGACATGATTCTGCTGTCAAAAGACCTCCTGAGTGCAGAACCCCAGGAGATTCTGACTACTGAAGTGGTGCTGACCATCGTAGCGGGCAAGATCGTCTACCGCAAGGAGTGA